In one Rutidosis leptorrhynchoides isolate AG116_Rl617_1_P2 chromosome 8, CSIRO_AGI_Rlap_v1, whole genome shotgun sequence genomic region, the following are encoded:
- the LOC139863101 gene encoding uncharacterized protein: MRDDDPLPISTPTTIHTSSSLSISNNKRETLDSSIFRRSRYKFWAFAAIIILAFWSMFTGTVTLHLSVGNLNRLSDHIAGGPPIYDDFDVLEIEEREKVVKHMWDVYVNSLRIKLPRFWKEAFVAAYEDLTSDAPEVREAAISEIAKMSLHSFEINPPSIRSTNLQELSLRHAQQSNVGLPLQ, translated from the exons ATGAGGGATGACGATCCCCTACCGATATCAACACCGACAACAATACATACATCATCATCTCTATCGATCTCAAATAATAAAAGAGAAACCCTAGATTCCAGCATATTCAGAAGAAGCCGGTATAAATTTTGGGCGTTTGCCGCCATTATCATCCTTGCATTCTGGTCAATGTTTACCGGAACCGTCACTCTTCATCTCTCCGTCGGAAACCTAAATCGATTATCCGATCATATCGCCGGTGGACCTCCTATTTACGACGATTTCGACGTCCTT gAAATTGAAGAAAGGGAGAAAGTGGTGAAGCATATGTGGGATGTATACGTTAATAGCCTTAGGATTAAATTACCTCGATTTTGGAAGGAAGCGTTTGTGGCTGCTTATGAGGATTTAACAAGTGATGCACCTGAAGTTCGAGAAGCTGCCATATCGGAGATCGCGAAGATGTCGCTGCATTCGTTTGAGATTAATCCTCCTTCTATACGATCAACG AATTTACAAGAACTGAGTTTGAGGCATGCGCAGCAGAGCAACGTTGGCCTTCCATTGCAATAG